From the Drosophila simulans strain w501 chromosome 2L, Prin_Dsim_3.1, whole genome shotgun sequence genome, the window TTAGTATCGTACTAAAGACATTGTCGGATGATTGTAGAAGAATCCTTATAGCCCTTATCTGagaatgtacatatatgtataggaataactttttaaatgtttacagTACAGTCGTGTAAAATTTGCTTTTggaatcaattaaattattatagtcattttatatatgtccaaaaaataaattttcttcaGCTTCATTTATAAGCTTGGATGGGCAGAGtacttatttatgtataaaatgaaaaatcgtCAATCTGCCAGCATTGatatacttttttaattttaatttaaatattgtttccGCCCAGAATGTTACTGCATACTTTCTTGTCTTTAGATTAAATTTTGAGTCCGGTCAGATTATTACTTTTACAAgaatgtacacacatatataaatataaggTTGGTATGAAGTCGAACACTGAAactgttattatttattcgatgaaaaaaaaaattaatatacacGATACCATAGAACGTAAACTAAGGTTTTAAGTAAAagaagtttattttttaaaaggatTAATCGATTAAGTCAGTCTctccgtccgtatgaacatAGGGATCTCGGTAAATATAAGAACTAACAAGTTGGAACTAAgcattaaagattttttttacaataatttcaatattttatatcaaatattttcatattattcCGTATTCTAGTGATCAATTGTTGTATGCTGGTAGCGTACTTGGCATTGACAGCGCTCCTTCACATTGGACGCCGTTCTGGTAAACCGGCACTGAGGCGCTTCCACCAAATACTCCTGATTATTGTGCCAAGGGCACTGTGGCTATTAAGCATTCTTCATTTTACCGTCTATGTTATTTTGCAGCCTAGTTTTTCCCCAAGGTAAGCTAAATATAATGATAAATACTGGAGGACTGTACTCCACAAAGTGTATTTTGCAATTATACAAAGAACAAGAAGCAATTCATATGTGCATTCAATTTCTTCATCGATCATCTTTTAGGGACCTACTTGGCTGGGCCATCCTTCTAAATTTCTTGGTCTATGTGACGCTGCCATTACAGCTGATTTTTCTTGGTCTGTCGATTGGATGTatcacatattttatttgtcttaGTCTGCCTGTTGGTTATTCTCGCTGGGACTCGCTGCTCTCGAACCAGTTAGCGGCCAATGCAGTTTTAATAGCCACGGCAGCGCTGATAGGCCTTTTGTACTACTTTATGGGTGAGGCCAAACAGAAAAGAGCATTTCTCGAGGCCAAAAAGAGCCTTGAAGTTAAAATGGTCATAGAGGAACAGTCGGCCGAACAGGTTTGCATTCTCTTTTACTAACCGTGGATACGAGATATAATGTTTGCAACTATTAGGAGCGTCTGCTTTTGTCTGTGCTGCCTAAGCACGTGGCTATCAAGATGCGGGAAGATTTGGGATCATCCAGTTCCGAAGCCTTTAAAAAAATCTACATGAGTCGGCACGAGAATGTAAGGTAAGCATTAAATCGATTGACTCTTCAAGCtgtaaacattaaaaattcttggttattcgttttaatttttctgatatacatacatatgtacaaaaaacagaattttctttatttgataaaaaactataaaaactaaaaatgaaCAGTTActaatataaaacaataaaatatgttcttttccaaatttaattttaatcaaaaaaatcacaatgtttttatattcTCTCAAAGCTCTTTCATCGAAAGTATTTCAGCCTCCTAA encodes:
- the LOC6733087 gene encoding adenylate cyclase type 3 isoform X5 translates to MEANLENGQMTNASTSKSHSQRQTTSRRRQNDSDVAGGVGITGGGVVILPQHVLNELYHNYSIKQRRSGLKWFVFAAALFNIWTIGIPWDQSAPTRVINCCMLVAYLALTALLHIGRRSGKPALRRFHQILLIIVPRALWLLSILHFTVYVILQPSFSPRDLLGWAILLNFLVYVTLPLQLIFLGLSIGCITYFICLSLPVGYSRWDSLLSNQLAANAVLIATAALIGLLYYFMGEAKQKRAFLEAKKSLEVKMVIEEQSAEQERLLLSVLPKHVAIKMREDLGSSSSEAFKKIYMSRHENVRNINNCALRFLAIAIIALAVPLMSVQITPSCACTWDSPW